A DNA window from Pseudodesulfovibrio thermohalotolerans contains the following coding sequences:
- a CDS encoding methyl-accepting chemotaxis protein: MSIKSKLILIFVSVLFGLAGIFAVNYVGGQYVVEARKLATLANDGNALFLQARRHEKNFLLRKDEQYTRKALENVDKAGAVLKEIAQMKPGLANRCGDALNVLQQYRDALTGVNDLYVAMGLTMKEGLRWEFIKAARNLEAEFGKGEMAADSVIKLLQMRRQEKNYIIRGGDLYVDRVTKGAGELSGMLAALYPPEEAAGRMKALQGYLDAFGKYVAKEKSIDVITAGLIEAARSLEPIYGEIAASSVAQSQHDTRVIDYCVIGVELAVGVAILVLLLWVMRSINQPLMRLNAFAGAVARGDLDAEPEGKFAAELDELKDVLVDMVANLRSAIGEARDMERDARNQAEAADQARDEAVGQQERVQALLERMNEAAGRAGEVSRELTTVSLDLKERTGEIARSAVLQQERMAESATAMEEMNVTVNEVARNVSDASAMAGEASNEASLGIDVVQRTERSMTAVAGTVSVLKEGVARLGADTESIGQVISVINEIADQTNLLALNAAIEAARAGEAGKGFAVVADEVRKLAEKTMVATQEVETRITAIQDATGRNINDVKATLSHVAEANGEVENSVGAFRNIQEFSVNVAERVEGIAIAARQQSVASEQISGAVLEVSRLASDTADAVQNSASVIAKLASLAETVQAIIGHLGVENRNLGNEPVEAVSR, from the coding sequence GTGAGCATCAAGAGCAAGCTGATTTTGATCTTCGTTTCCGTGCTGTTTGGACTGGCCGGAATCTTTGCCGTGAACTATGTCGGGGGCCAATACGTGGTTGAAGCCAGGAAGCTGGCGACGCTGGCCAACGATGGAAACGCGTTGTTCCTTCAGGCAAGACGCCACGAAAAGAATTTTCTGTTGCGCAAAGACGAGCAATATACGCGCAAGGCTTTGGAAAATGTGGATAAGGCGGGAGCTGTCCTGAAGGAAATCGCTCAGATGAAACCCGGGTTGGCCAACAGATGCGGAGACGCGCTGAATGTCCTTCAACAATATCGGGACGCGTTGACCGGGGTTAATGATCTCTATGTTGCCATGGGGTTGACCATGAAGGAGGGATTGCGCTGGGAGTTCATCAAGGCGGCCCGGAATCTGGAGGCCGAGTTCGGGAAGGGGGAGATGGCGGCGGATTCCGTTATCAAGCTGCTTCAGATGCGGCGTCAGGAAAAAAATTACATCATTCGGGGCGGCGATCTGTATGTGGATCGCGTGACCAAGGGGGCCGGGGAGCTGAGCGGGATGCTCGCGGCATTGTATCCCCCCGAAGAAGCGGCTGGACGGATGAAGGCTCTTCAGGGATACCTTGATGCCTTCGGCAAATATGTGGCCAAGGAAAAGAGCATCGACGTGATAACCGCCGGACTCATAGAGGCGGCCCGTTCTCTGGAGCCGATCTATGGAGAAATCGCGGCCAGCAGCGTGGCTCAGTCGCAGCATGACACCCGGGTGATCGACTATTGCGTGATCGGCGTAGAGTTGGCCGTGGGCGTCGCCATTCTCGTCCTCCTGCTGTGGGTGATGCGTTCCATCAATCAACCATTGATGCGGCTCAACGCCTTTGCCGGGGCGGTCGCACGGGGTGACCTTGATGCGGAACCCGAGGGTAAATTCGCGGCGGAGCTTGATGAATTGAAGGATGTGCTGGTGGATATGGTTGCGAATCTGCGTTCCGCCATCGGGGAAGCCCGGGATATGGAACGGGATGCGCGCAATCAGGCCGAGGCGGCGGACCAGGCGCGTGATGAGGCCGTCGGTCAGCAGGAGCGCGTCCAGGCCTTGCTGGAGCGTATGAACGAAGCCGCGGGCCGGGCGGGCGAGGTGTCCCGGGAGTTGACCACCGTGTCTCTCGACCTCAAGGAGCGTACCGGGGAGATCGCCCGGAGCGCGGTCCTGCAGCAGGAACGCATGGCCGAGTCCGCAACGGCCATGGAGGAGATGAACGTAACGGTCAACGAGGTGGCCCGAAACGTGAGCGATGCCTCTGCCATGGCGGGCGAGGCCAGTAATGAGGCGAGCCTGGGTATCGACGTGGTGCAGCGGACCGAGCGGTCCATGACCGCCGTGGCCGGAACGGTCTCCGTACTCAAGGAAGGAGTGGCCCGTCTGGGCGCGGATACGGAGTCCATTGGCCAGGTCATCAGCGTCATCAACGAGATAGCGGATCAGACCAACCTGCTTGCCCTGAACGCGGCTATCGAGGCTGCGCGCGCGGGCGAGGCGGGCAAGGGGTTTGCCGTTGTGGCCGACGAGGTGCGCAAACTCGCCGAGAAGACCATGGTTGCCACCCAGGAGGTGGAGACGCGCATAACGGCCATTCAGGATGCGACGGGTCGCAATATCAACGATGTGAAGGCGACCTTGTCCCATGTGGCCGAGGCCAATGGCGAGGTGGAGAATTCCGTGGGAGCGTTTCGGAATATTCAGGAATTTTCAGTCAATGTGGCCGAGCGGGTCGAGGGTATCGCCATCGCCGCCCGTCAGCAGTCCGTCGCTTCCGAGCAGATCAGCGGCGCTGTGCTGGAGGTGAGCAGGCTGGCTTCCGACACGGCCGATGCCGTGCAGAATTCGGCTTCAGTCATCGCCAAGTTGGCGTCCCTGGCCGAGACCGTGCAGGCGATCATCGGTCATTTGGGCGTCGAAAACAGGAACCTCGGGAATGAACCTGTCGAGGCAGTGAGCCGTTAA
- a CDS encoding PhzF family phenazine biosynthesis protein: MKLDVYQVDAFAAEVFTGNPAAVVPLYEWLSEDLMRNIALENNLAETAFFVRKGEYFELRWFTPEIEIDLCGHATLASAHVICQHLNYTDPVVVFETKSGRLFVDREGNHYSMDFPAWSCSRIQVTERVATALGARPVELYMGSRDMMAVFETEDDIRALDPDPRLVSALDGLCLICTAPGLDHDFVSRVFVSGDSVPEDPVTGSAHCTLVPYWADRLGKSEFHAFQASARGGSIQCEYLGDRVKIAGRAVTFMTGTIHL, translated from the coding sequence ATGAAACTCGATGTTTACCAGGTGGATGCGTTCGCGGCCGAGGTCTTTACCGGCAATCCCGCGGCTGTGGTCCCGCTTTACGAGTGGCTTTCCGAGGATCTGATGCGCAACATCGCCTTGGAGAACAACCTGGCCGAGACCGCTTTCTTTGTTCGCAAGGGAGAGTATTTCGAGTTGCGGTGGTTTACCCCAGAGATTGAGATCGACCTGTGTGGCCACGCCACCCTGGCCAGCGCGCACGTCATCTGCCAACACCTGAATTACACCGACCCTGTAGTGGTTTTCGAGACCAAGAGCGGGCGGCTTTTCGTGGATCGGGAGGGCAACCATTACTCCATGGACTTCCCGGCCTGGTCCTGTTCCCGGATTCAGGTTACCGAGCGCGTGGCCACTGCGCTCGGCGCACGGCCCGTGGAGCTCTATATGGGCAGCCGCGACATGATGGCCGTGTTCGAGACCGAGGATGACATTCGGGCGCTCGATCCTGATCCCCGCCTTGTGTCGGCCCTGGACGGGCTTTGCCTCATCTGCACCGCGCCCGGCTTGGACCATGATTTTGTGTCCCGCGTCTTCGTCTCTGGCGATAGCGTTCCCGAAGACCCGGTCACCGGCTCGGCCCACTGCACCCTGGTGCCGTATTGGGCTGATCGACTCGGCAAGTCCGAGTTCCACGCCTTTCAGGCTTCGGCGCGCGGCGGTTCCATCCAATGCGAATACCTCGGCGACCGCGTGAAGATCGCAGGAAGGGCCGTAACCTTCATGACCGGAACCATTCACCTCTAG
- a CDS encoding phenylpyruvate tautomerase MIF-related protein: MPFIKVETNVHVTDEAGCLKAISALAADILGKPESYVLAVLEPGKELLFGGTQDPAAFVTLDSIGLPEARTPELSAAICGFMNRTFAIPANRIYIAFGNIERNMFGWDGRTF, translated from the coding sequence ATGCCGTTCATCAAGGTGGAAACCAACGTCCATGTTACCGACGAGGCAGGCTGCCTCAAGGCTATCTCCGCCCTTGCCGCCGACATCCTCGGTAAGCCCGAATCCTATGTTCTGGCCGTGCTCGAACCGGGCAAGGAACTTCTCTTCGGCGGCACCCAGGACCCCGCTGCTTTCGTCACCCTTGATTCCATCGGGTTGCCCGAAGCGCGTACTCCAGAACTCTCCGCCGCGATCTGCGGCTTCATGAACAGGACATTCGCTATCCCGGCCAATCGAATCTACATCGCCTTCGGCAACATTGAGCGCAATATGTTCGGCTGGGACGGCCGGACGTTCTAG
- a CDS encoding KpsF/GutQ family sugar-phosphate isomerase yields the protein MACISERKDWLALAREVLDIEVQGLEAVRDQLDGSFVEAFNTMAQCKGRVVITGLGKSGLVGRKIAATLSSTGTPSFFLHPVEGAHGDMGMIRSEDVVLALSNSGATDEVNAILPTLKSLGIKVIAMTSNPASAMAGLSDIHIQVHVPREACPMGLAPTSSTTAQLAVGDALAVCLMEWKSFGKDDFKRFHPGGSLGQRLSTCVDQLMHTDGLPVVLENASLKSALSTLNDGGLGLVAVVDEDNFLRGVLTDGDVRRMVCAGGLDMDRPVHDVMTRSPRRASAGESSASVLDLMEHNQITVLPVIRDDGRLAGMVHLHDLLGKGELTFSDGRAGRAD from the coding sequence ATGGCATGTATATCCGAGCGCAAGGATTGGCTCGCCCTGGCCCGCGAGGTCCTGGACATCGAGGTCCAGGGTCTTGAGGCCGTTCGCGATCAATTGGACGGGTCGTTCGTCGAAGCTTTCAACACTATGGCGCAGTGCAAGGGGCGGGTCGTCATCACCGGCCTGGGCAAGTCCGGGCTGGTGGGCCGCAAGATCGCGGCTACCTTGTCTTCCACCGGCACGCCGTCCTTCTTCCTCCATCCCGTGGAGGGAGCACACGGAGACATGGGCATGATCCGGAGCGAGGACGTGGTCTTGGCTCTCTCCAACTCCGGCGCTACCGACGAGGTCAACGCCATTCTGCCCACCTTGAAATCCCTTGGGATCAAGGTCATCGCCATGACCTCCAACCCGGCCTCGGCCATGGCCGGACTGTCCGACATTCACATCCAGGTCCACGTGCCGCGCGAAGCCTGCCCCATGGGCTTGGCTCCGACCTCGTCCACCACCGCCCAACTGGCGGTGGGCGATGCGCTGGCCGTTTGCCTCATGGAGTGGAAGTCTTTCGGCAAGGACGACTTCAAGCGGTTTCATCCCGGCGGATCGCTGGGGCAGCGGCTGTCCACCTGCGTGGATCAGCTCATGCACACCGACGGCCTGCCCGTGGTCCTGGAAAACGCCTCGCTCAAGTCGGCATTGTCCACCTTGAATGACGGCGGCCTCGGCCTGGTCGCGGTGGTTGACGAAGACAATTTCCTTCGCGGCGTGCTTACCGACGGCGACGTTCGCCGCATGGTTTGCGCTGGCGGTCTGGATATGGATCGGCCCGTGCATGATGTCATGACCCGTTCCCCCCGGCGCGCGTCGGCCGGAGAATCCTCGGCCAGCGTTCTCGACCTCATGGAGCATAACCAGATCACGGTTTTGCCCGTGATCCGCGACGACGGACGCCTGGCGGGCATGGTCCACCTGCACGACCTGCTCGGCAAGGGCGAGCTGACATTTTCCGATGGGCGTGCCGGGAGAGCCGATTGA
- a CDS encoding penicillin-binding protein 1A translates to MNKFLKIFGILFLGCAVAGVCGAVAIYFWAAKDLPSFKKITDYKPPLVTTVYAQDNKVLGYFYKEKRFLVTLDQMSEWIPKAFLAAEDASFYEHDGVDLTAIVRAFKANLMAGRTKQGGSTITQQVIKRLLLTSERSYKRKLKEAILAFRLENYLTKEEILTIYLNHIFLGAHSYGVEAASRTYFAKHSKDLTIAQAALIAGLPQAPTRYNPYQSFELARQRQEYVLSHMRELGWITEEQYQEALAEPIELKSMDDPSWRVGAYYLEEVRRWLVDEFGEDMVYNGGLSVTTPCDLKHQAAAEKALRRGLLNSAKRRGWLGPVGHFTDADKPGILEEGPQTTDGIMEKDRLMKAFVTGVSRDAARVEFGKFKGTIPVKAMWWIRDPDIRKSHEDVPNPTDARKVLKKGDVVWVTVDEAPKKEDGTWILDLEREPKVEGALVSIKPGTGEVVALVGGYSFAKSQFNRATQARRQPGSAFKPVVYSAALDNGYTAASIVLDAPIVYANDAEGKLWRPENFEGTFEGPTLLRTALVKSKNLCTIRIAQKLGIRTIIDRAKAMGLESDFPHDLSVSLGSAVVTPMNLCEAFTTFPRGGSYIKSRTVLSVKSAWGDELYASKPEAKDAMSPQTAYIMSSLMKQVIQNGTGWRARVLKRPVAGKTGTSNMEQDAWFMGFAPYLLTGVYVGFDELTPMGKWETGSRAASPIWVDYRKHVEEDYPYEDFTQPPGIVMVKVDGKTGHLASSSSTEEYFLPFKVGSEPTEVSNPYGGNGEAPASADDLFKQTF, encoded by the coding sequence ATGAATAAATTCTTGAAAATATTTGGTATATTGTTTCTTGGCTGCGCTGTGGCCGGTGTTTGCGGAGCCGTTGCGATCTATTTTTGGGCGGCCAAGGATCTACCCAGCTTCAAAAAGATTACCGATTATAAGCCGCCTTTGGTGACCACGGTTTATGCCCAGGACAACAAGGTGCTTGGCTATTTCTATAAGGAAAAGCGTTTTCTGGTCACTTTGGACCAGATGAGCGAATGGATTCCCAAGGCATTTCTGGCCGCCGAGGACGCGTCCTTTTACGAGCACGACGGCGTCGACCTGACCGCCATCGTTCGCGCCTTCAAGGCCAATCTCATGGCAGGGCGCACCAAGCAGGGCGGTTCGACCATCACGCAGCAGGTCATCAAACGGCTGCTGCTGACTTCCGAGCGAAGCTACAAACGCAAGCTCAAGGAAGCCATTCTCGCATTTCGCCTGGAAAACTACCTGACCAAGGAAGAGATTCTGACCATCTACCTGAATCATATCTTCCTCGGCGCGCACTCCTATGGCGTGGAAGCCGCTTCCAGGACATATTTCGCGAAGCATTCCAAGGACCTGACCATTGCCCAGGCGGCCTTGATCGCGGGGCTTCCCCAGGCGCCCACGCGGTATAATCCCTATCAGAGCTTCGAGTTGGCCCGGCAGCGTCAGGAGTACGTCCTCAGCCACATGCGCGAACTGGGATGGATCACCGAGGAGCAGTACCAGGAGGCCCTTGCCGAGCCGATCGAACTCAAGTCCATGGACGATCCGTCCTGGCGGGTGGGCGCGTATTACCTTGAAGAGGTCCGCCGCTGGCTTGTCGACGAGTTCGGCGAGGACATGGTCTATAACGGCGGCCTTTCCGTGACGACGCCGTGCGATCTCAAGCATCAGGCTGCGGCTGAAAAAGCGCTTCGGCGCGGTCTTCTCAATTCCGCCAAGCGGCGTGGCTGGCTCGGTCCTGTCGGGCATTTCACCGACGCCGACAAGCCCGGCATTCTTGAGGAAGGACCGCAGACCACCGACGGGATCATGGAGAAAGATCGTCTCATGAAGGCGTTCGTGACCGGCGTTTCCAGGGACGCGGCCCGGGTCGAGTTCGGCAAGTTCAAGGGAACTATCCCCGTCAAGGCCATGTGGTGGATTCGTGACCCCGATATCAGGAAGAGCCATGAGGATGTGCCGAATCCCACGGACGCCCGCAAGGTCCTGAAAAAAGGCGATGTGGTCTGGGTGACTGTGGATGAGGCCCCGAAAAAAGAGGACGGCACCTGGATTCTCGACCTTGAGCGCGAGCCCAAGGTCGAGGGCGCGCTTGTCTCCATCAAGCCCGGCACCGGCGAGGTCGTCGCCTTGGTGGGCGGCTATTCCTTTGCGAAAAGCCAATTCAACCGCGCCACCCAGGCCAGGCGGCAGCCCGGCTCGGCCTTCAAGCCCGTGGTTTACTCCGCGGCTCTGGACAACGGCTACACCGCGGCAAGCATCGTTCTCGATGCGCCCATCGTGTACGCCAACGACGCCGAGGGCAAATTGTGGCGGCCCGAGAATTTCGAGGGCACCTTCGAAGGACCGACCCTGCTGCGCACCGCGCTGGTCAAGTCCAAGAACCTGTGCACCATCCGCATAGCCCAGAAGCTCGGCATTCGCACCATCATCGACCGCGCCAAGGCCATGGGCCTGGAATCGGATTTTCCTCATGACCTGTCCGTATCCCTTGGGTCCGCCGTGGTCACTCCCATGAATCTCTGTGAGGCCTTCACCACTTTCCCGCGTGGCGGCTCGTACATCAAATCGCGCACGGTCCTGTCCGTGAAGTCAGCCTGGGGCGATGAACTTTACGCTTCCAAGCCCGAGGCCAAGGACGCCATGAGCCCGCAGACTGCCTACATCATGTCTTCGTTGATGAAGCAAGTGATCCAGAACGGAACCGGCTGGCGGGCCAGGGTGTTGAAGCGGCCTGTGGCCGGCAAGACCGGCACCTCCAACATGGAGCAGGACGCCTGGTTCATGGGCTTTGCGCCGTATCTGCTGACCGGCGTGTACGTGGGCTTCGACGAGCTGACGCCCATGGGCAAGTGGGAGACCGGTTCTCGCGCGGCCAGCCCCATCTGGGTGGATTACCGGAAGCACGTGGAGGAAGATTATCCCTATGAGGACTTCACCCAGCCGCCGGGAATCGTTATGGTCAAAGTTGACGGCAAGACAGGCCATCTGGCCTCGTCTTCCTCGACCGAAGAGTACTTCCTGCCATTCAAGGTTGGGTCCGAACCCACGGAAGTGTCCAACCCATACGGCGGAAACGGAGAGGCTCCGGCTTCGGCGGACGATCTGTTCAAGCAAACCTTCTAG
- a CDS encoding zinc/iron-chelating domain-containing protein, translating into MTRAQSGDSDVCRRCSFQGPTCCRISSGQEEFCFPLSQIEKERIQELVPYTGGFVLSSNSKAFVDYACRLFPGEEKLVRQLFPEGKDHFRLAVDSMGACRFLGPLGCEIPLEARPYYCRLFPFWMAGATVTFFDIPTCLARREGGTLVRMLDILDTNKATVKDLYGRLRLVWGLPPTKGASPVKKTF; encoded by the coding sequence ATGACCCGGGCGCAGAGCGGCGACTCGGACGTTTGCAGGAGGTGCTCCTTCCAAGGGCCGACCTGTTGCCGCATCTCTTCGGGCCAGGAGGAATTCTGCTTTCCCCTCTCGCAGATCGAGAAGGAACGTATTCAGGAACTGGTGCCGTATACCGGCGGATTCGTCCTCTCGTCCAACTCCAAGGCTTTCGTCGATTACGCCTGCCGTCTTTTTCCCGGCGAGGAGAAACTCGTCCGGCAGCTTTTTCCCGAAGGCAAGGATCACTTCCGGCTGGCCGTGGATTCCATGGGCGCCTGTCGTTTTCTTGGTCCGCTTGGGTGCGAGATACCGCTGGAAGCGCGTCCCTATTACTGCCGCCTTTTCCCTTTCTGGATGGCCGGAGCCACGGTCACATTCTTCGATATCCCCACCTGCCTTGCTCGGCGGGAAGGGGGCACTCTGGTTCGGATGCTCGACATCCTTGACACCAACAAGGCGACCGTGAAGGATTTGTACGGCCGGTTGCGCCTGGTCTGGGGATTGCCTCCGACCAAGGGAGCCAGCCCGGTCAAGAAAACCTTTTGA
- the purF gene encoding amidophosphoribosyltransferase yields MKKEYCGLFGIYGNKEAARMTYFGLYALQHRGQESAGIVTWDGEKIREQKGMGLVADVFNERHLSKELKGSIAMGHIRYSTTGASLIRNAQPFLVRHGDLRLAVAHNGNLVNTFELRSELEANGSIFQTTMDTEVFAHLIIKYLHESETIEEAVGKACNRVRGAYSMLILANDKMIAVKDPHGFRPLVLGRVGDKYVFASETCAFDLVEADYLRPLDPGEMVVVHKNQLTSHRFAEPTRCSKCIFELIYFARPDSHIFGDVVYERRKAMGAMLAKEAPVDADIVMPFPDSGNYAAVGYSQESGLPLELAMIRNHYVGRTFIQPSQDMRDFSVRVKLNPVKSMIQNKRIIIIEDSIVRGTTIRARVKKLRELGAREIHLRVSCPPIRFPCFYGIDFSSKGELIAANHSVEDIARFMDLDSLHYLSIPGLLDSVTQDEWCLACFDGNYPVPLADRMGKDCLEATPGIIKEFC; encoded by the coding sequence ATGAAAAAAGAGTATTGCGGTCTTTTCGGCATCTACGGAAACAAGGAGGCGGCGCGTATGACCTATTTTGGTCTTTACGCGTTGCAGCATCGCGGACAGGAATCCGCGGGCATCGTTACTTGGGACGGCGAAAAGATTCGTGAGCAGAAGGGTATGGGCCTGGTGGCCGACGTCTTCAACGAGCGGCATCTGAGCAAGGAACTGAAAGGGTCCATCGCCATGGGCCACATCCGCTATTCCACCACGGGCGCGTCGCTCATTCGCAACGCCCAGCCGTTTTTGGTCCGCCACGGCGATTTGCGTCTGGCCGTGGCCCACAACGGCAACCTGGTCAATACCTTCGAGCTTCGTTCCGAGCTGGAGGCCAATGGGTCCATCTTCCAGACCACCATGGACACCGAAGTCTTCGCCCACCTGATTATCAAGTACCTGCACGAGTCCGAGACCATCGAGGAAGCCGTGGGCAAGGCGTGCAACCGTGTGCGCGGCGCTTATTCCATGCTCATTCTGGCCAACGACAAGATGATCGCGGTCAAGGACCCCCACGGGTTCCGGCCCCTGGTTCTGGGCCGGGTCGGGGACAAGTACGTATTCGCGTCCGAGACCTGCGCCTTCGACCTCGTCGAGGCCGACTACCTGCGCCCCCTGGACCCGGGTGAGATGGTCGTGGTTCACAAGAACCAGTTGACTTCCCACAGGTTCGCCGAGCCGACCCGGTGCAGCAAGTGCATCTTCGAGCTTATTTATTTTGCTCGTCCCGATTCCCATATCTTCGGCGACGTGGTTTACGAGCGGCGCAAGGCCATGGGCGCCATGCTGGCCAAGGAGGCTCCGGTGGACGCGGACATAGTCATGCCGTTCCCCGACTCCGGCAACTACGCGGCCGTGGGGTATTCCCAGGAGTCCGGCCTGCCTCTGGAACTGGCCATGATCCGCAACCATTACGTGGGCCGGACATTTATTCAGCCGTCCCAGGATATGCGCGACTTTTCGGTGCGGGTGAAGCTCAATCCGGTCAAGTCCATGATCCAGAACAAGCGCATTATCATAATCGAGGATTCCATCGTCCGCGGCACCACCATCCGCGCACGGGTCAAGAAACTGCGCGAACTCGGCGCGCGGGAGATTCACTTGCGGGTGAGCTGCCCGCCCATCAGGTTCCCATGTTTCTACGGCATCGACTTTTCGTCCAAGGGCGAACTCATCGCGGCCAACCACTCGGTGGAGGACATCGCTCGTTTCATGGATCTGGATTCTCTGCACTACCTGTCCATTCCCGGTCTGCTTGATTCAGTGACCCAGGATGAGTGGTGTCTGGCGTGTTTCGACGGCAACTATCCGGTGCCCCTGGCCGACAGGATGGGCAAGGATTGCCTGGAGGCGACCCCCGGCATCATCAAGGAATTCTGCTAG